In Pongo abelii isolate AG06213 chromosome X, NHGRI_mPonAbe1-v2.0_pri, whole genome shotgun sequence, one DNA window encodes the following:
- the ATP6AP1 gene encoding V-type proton ATPase subunit S1 gives MMAATATARVRMGPRCAQALWRMPWLPVFLSLAAAVVAAAAAAAVAEQQVPLVLWSSDRDLWAPAADTHEGHITSDLQLSTYLDPALELGPRNVLLFLQDKVRPPQPTLPQSSGGS, from the exons ATGATGGCGGCCACGGCGACGGCTCGAGTGCGAATGGGGCCGCGGTGCGCCCAGGCGCTCTGGCGGATGCCGTGGCTGCCGGTGTTTTTGTCCTTGGCGGCGGcggtggtggcggcggcggcggcggcggcagtgGCGGAGCAGCAGGTCCCGCTGGTGCTGTGGTCGAGTGACCG GGACTTGTGGGCTCCTGCGGCCGACACTCATGAAGGCCACATCACCAGCGACTTGCAGCTCTCTACCTACTTAGATCCCGCCCTGGAGCTGGGTCCCCGGAATGTGCTGCTGTTCCTGCAGGACAAGGTGCGCCCGCCCCAGCCCACTCTCCCCCAGTCATCGGGAGGCAGCCAG